One segment of Procambarus clarkii isolate CNS0578487 chromosome 1, FALCON_Pclarkii_2.0, whole genome shotgun sequence DNA contains the following:
- the LOC138362705 gene encoding uncharacterized protein, whose amino-acid sequence MVSTVPCHTPLTLPCYSTGPGQLLHGPWTVTPRALDSYSTGPGQLLHGPWTVTPRTLDSYSTDPGQLLHGPWTVTLRTLDSYSTDPGQLLYGPWTVTLRTLDSYSTDPGQLLHGPWTVTPRILDSYSTGPGQLLHGSWTVTPRTLDSYSTGPGQLLYGPRTVTPRTLDSYSTDPGQLLHGPWTVTLRTLDSYSTDPGQLLHGSWTVTPRTLDSYSTDPGQLLHGPWTVTPRTLDSYSTDPGQLLHGPWTVTPRAPDSYSTDPGQLLHGPWTVTPRTLDSYSTGPGQLLHGPWTVTPRTLDSYSTGPGQLLHGSWTVTPRTLDSYSTDPGQLLHGPRTVTPRTLDSYSTGPGQLLHGPWTVTPRTLDSYSTGPGQLLYGPWTVTPRAPDSYSTDPGQLLHGPWTVTPRAPDSYSTDPGQLLHGPRTVTQRDNIGTGQPVSRQLKQ is encoded by the exons ATGGTGAGTACGGTGCCCTGCcacactcccctcacccttccatg TTACTCCACGGGCCCTGGACAGTTACTCCACGGGCCCTGGACAGTTACTCCACGGGCCCTGGACAGTTACTCCACGGGCCCTGGACAGTTACTCCACGGACCCTGGACAGTTACTCCACGGACCCTGGACAGTTACTCCACGGATCCTGGACAGTTACTCCACGGACCCTGGACAGTTACTCTACGGACCCTGGACAGTTACTCCACGGATCCTGGACAGTTACTCTACGGACCCTGGACAGTTACTCTACGGACCCTGGACAGTTACTCTACGGACCCTGGACAGTTACTCCACGGACCCTGGACAGTTACTCCACGGATCCTGGACAGTTACTCCACGGGCCCTGGACAGTTACTCCACGGATCCTGGACAGTTACTCCACGGACCCTGGACAGTTACTCCACGGGCCCTGGACAGTTACTCTACGGACCCCGGACAGTTACTCCACGGACCCTGGACAGTTACTCCACGGACCCTGGACAGTTACTCCACGGGCCCTGGACAGTTACTCTACGGACCCTGGACAGTTACTCTACGGACCCCGGACAGTTACTCCACGGATCCTGGACAGTTACTCCACGGACCCTGGACAGTTACTCCACGGACCCTGGACAGTTACTCCACGGACCCTGGACAGTTACTCCACGGACCCTGGACAGTTACTCCACGGACCCTGGACAGTTACTCCACGGACCCTGGACAGTTACTCCACGGGCCCCGGACAGTTACTCCACGGATCCTGGACAGTTACTCCACGGACCCTGGACAGTTACTCCACGGACCCTGGACAGTTACTCCACGGGCCCCGGACAGTTACTCCACGGACCCTGGACAGTTACTCCACGGACCCTGGACAGTTACTCCACGGGCCCCGGACAGTTACTCCACGGATCCTGGACAGTTACTCCACGGACCCTGGACAGTTACTCCACGGACCCTGGACAGTTACTCCACGGGCCCCGGACAGTTACTCCACGGACCCTGGACAGTTACTCCACGGGCCCCGGACAGTTACTCCACGGACCCTGGACAGTTACTCCACGGACCCTGGACAGTTACTCCACGGGCCCTGGACAGTTACTCTACGGACCCTGGACAGTTACTCCACGGGCCCCGGACAGTTACTCCACGGACCCTGGACAGTTACTCCACGGACCCTGGACAGTTACTCCACGGGCCCCGGACAGTTACTCCACGGACCCTGGACAGTTACTCCACGGGCCCCGGACAGTTACTCAGCGGGACAATATTGGTACAGGTCAGCCAGTGTCCAGACAATTGAAACAATAA